The DNA window AGGCCAGGCGCGAGACCGTCGACGCGGTGGACGAAGAGGACGGGGTGGATGCGCGGGGGCATGGGCCATGCGTCCCAGGGAGCGACGCCCGGCCGCGGGAGGAGTCGGTCGAGGATGGCGTAGAGGTCGGTGGCAGCAATGCGCGTTTTGCCGTCCATGGAGACGGCGCTGCGGCGGGTGGTGATGAGCGTCGCGGCCAGCGATGCGCGCGTGGATGCAAGCAGTGGGGGAAGGGGAGGCTCGGGAGAGGGCTGTGCAGCAGAGGGCTGTGCAGCGGCGGAGGGCTGCGCTTGCTGTGCGGCCATGCGGCTTGCGGGGCGGGCTGTCGCGCTGGCGACTTCTTCGATGACCTCCCACCGGGTGTGATCGCTGCTCAGCGGGTTGGGTCGGCCGGTCCAGGTGGCGCGCTGGAGGGCGCTGAGGGCGCCGTCGATGCCCTCGGTGAAGCGGGGGATGGCATCGGGCGCGATGGGGCCCGGCGCGAGGAGGAGCAAGGTGTCGGGGTGCTCGCGGTCGAGGGGGTCGAGGTCGGTGGCGTCGTCGTCGCGGTCGAGGCCGAGCAAGGTGGCGAGGCGGGTGTCGCCGAGGTCGTCGACGACGCGCGCGGACCAGCCGAGGGTGGCAGCGGCGTACCGGATCGCGGCGATGGCGTGGCCGGCGTCGTGCTGGCAGTAGCGGAACGCGCGCTCGCCGTACTTCCAGGCCTCGCGCCAGTGGATGGAGGCGAGGCCGATGAGCACGCCTCCCTCGGGGAGCAGGGCGGCGAAGGTGTGGGCGGTGGTGTCGTCGAAGGTGGCGCGGCGTTCGAGGGCGTGGTCGTGGCTGACGTAGTGGTAGACGCCTGCGGGGAGCGCGGGCGTGCTCGGGGCGATGAGGTAGCCCTCGGTGGGGTGGAGGTTGCCGCTGGAGGGGTTGCAGCGCAGCGCCCAGCGCGAGGGGCCGGAGCGCTTCCAGGCGGAGAGGCCGAGGGCGAGCTGGAAGAGGGCGGCGAGGGTGTCGAGATCAGGGGACGCGGGCGGGATGGCGCCGGGCGTGTAGAGGTCGTCGTAGCGGGCGGTGAGGCGGGCCGCGACGAGGGGGAGCTCGACGCGAGGCGCGCCCTCGTAGCGGCGGAACGGGTCGGGCTGGGTGTCCCAGTCGAGGTAGCCGAGGGAGCGCGCGTAGCGGCGGAGGTGATGCTTCGTCTGCTCGTGGTAGGCGAGCGCCCGCGCGACAGGGTGCATGCGGGGCTCGTAGTGCAGGGCGCCGGCGACGACAAACAGGCGAGCGTCGGCGAGGGAGGAGAGCGCGCGTGCGCCGTCGGCGAGGGAGGAGAGCGCGCGTGCGCCGTCGAGAAGGGAGGAGAGGCCGCGTGCGCTGGCGATGAGGGAGGAGAGGTCGCGTGCGCCGTCGAGAAGGGAGGCGCTGGCGATGAGGGAGGAGAGGTCGCGTGCGCCGTCGAGGAGGGTCGACGACGGCGCACGGTGGAGCGGTCAGGGGCCGGTGCCGACGGTCGTCGTGACGGTGGAGCTGCCCGAGCCGCCCGTGCCGCCCTGGTCACGGGGCCATGGTGCGGGGCAGCAGGATCGGGAGCAGGAGGGGCCGTCGGGCTGGTCGCAGGAGCAGTACACGGTGCCGTCGTACTTGCAGTCGCACGTCGCGCCGTTGCACTCCACCTCGTAGGTGTGCGCGCCGGTGTCGTCGCACATCATCATGCAGGTGAAGCCGCCGCTTCCGTTCGACGCGGCGCTGCCGCCGCACAGGTTGGGATCGAGGGGGCCGCCCTGAGGCGCGGGGACGCCGCAGGTCAGGCCGCCGCTCGAATCCCCGCCGGCGCCGCCCGTGCCTCCGTTGCCTTCGGAGGTGCCGCCCGCCGAGCCGCCCTCGCCGGCGCCGCCGGTGGTGGTGGTCCCGCTGCAGGCGACGATGATGCCGGCGAGGAGCAGGCCGCCGAGGTTCCAGAGTGTCTCTCGTTGCATGGGTGGGGTCTTCCTCGGCGGGCTCGTCGGGGGGGTGGGGTCACTGGGGCGGGGTGCAGAACACGCCGCGCAGCAGGCCCTCGTTGTTGCCGGGTTTGCACTCGGCGTACGCGCCGTCGTCGTTGGGGATGACGGTCACGTCGACGGCGGCGCCTTGCGAGGTCGGCGCGGTGGCCCAGACGCAGCTCACGGTCTCGCACTCGCCGGGGGCGAGGGCCTTGCTGGTGGCCGTGGCGCAGACGTTGGTGCCGCCGGCGTAGAAGCCGACGCTGAGGCCGGTGCCGATGCTGTCGGCGCCACGGTTGCAGATGGGGGCGCGCATGGTCGCGCCGGTGCCGCCGCAGCTCACGCTGATGGAGGCGCCGGCGGTGGCGTCGCCCGTGGCCGTGCCGTTCTGGTTGCCGGGCACGTTCTGGCGGAAGTTGTTCAAGGCGGGGACGGTCCAGTTCTGCACCCACTGGCTCGTCCGGGGGATGGTGCCGTCCTCGTTCACGTGGGTGACGGCGTAGGCGTGCTGGTTCCAGATGGTCCTGGAGCGCACCCACTTGTCGTTGGCGTCGGAGTAGACGCGGATGCCGGAGACGCCGGTGGGATGCGCGGCGCGGCAGGTGTTGCCGGAGCCAGGCGTCCCGGCGGGCGGCGGTGCGCAGCGGTAGCCCTCGGCGAGGCAAGCGGCGTCGTTCATGGCGCCGCAGCACTGGCCGTCGGCGGTGCAGCGGCAGAGGCCGTTGTCGCAGACGCCGGACACGCAGTCGGTGCTCTGCTCGCAGCGGAGGCCGGGGAACTGCACGTCGACGCCGTTCGCGTCGAGCATGTTGCACGCGACGCCGGCACCGCCCTGGGAGCAGGCCTTGTTCGAGGGGACGACGAGGTCGGCGCGGAAGTTGCCGTCGACGTCGGCGATGATCGGGTTCTCGTTCCAGGTGCACGACGAGCGGTACTGGCTGAAGAGCACGTCGCCGGTCTGGCCGTTGTAGACGCGGGTGAAGCACTCGTCGCCGTAGACGACCTCGCTCACGCCGTCGGCCTCGAAGTCGAAGACGCTGGAGCCGGTGACGTTGGACGAGATGTCCTGGGTCTGGCGCGACCAGGCGATGTAGCCGTTGGTCGGGCAGACGCCGCCGGGCGCGAAGTCGCAAGGGCCGGCGGAGCAGGTGCCGTTCGGCCGCGGGTTGGGGCCGCAGTCGATGTCGTAGATGGTGTAGTAGGCCTGTCCGGCGACCGCGACCTCGGGCAAGCCGTCGCCGTCGAAGTCCGAGATGGTGGGCGGGCCGCCGCCGCCAGCGCCAGGCACCGCGGTGGGGGGCTGGGCATAGACGCCGTCGCGCGCGTAGACGGTGACGGTGTGGCTGCCGGAGACGGAGCGCACCACGACGATCTCGGGCGAGTTCGCGGGGATGCCGGCGCCGCCGTACGCGCCGAAGTCGGCGAGGGCGACGTGGCCGGGCACGGCCGGGTTCGCGCCGGGGAAGTAGCTCTCCATCACCCAGCCGGTGGGGGTCCACTCCCAGATGAAGTCGCCGTTCGTGGTCTCGATGGCGGGGTCGTCGTCGAGGTTGGCGACGATGGGGAACATGCCCTGCGAGTAGTTCAGGTAGCCCGGGGGGTTGCCGGTGATGAACGCGCCGGTGGCGCTGAAGACGGCGCCTTCGCGGAGGACCTCGGGGATGCCGTCGTCGTCGAGGTCGTGGATGGCGGGACCCGACCAGCCGTACGTGCAGCGGCGGTTGGCGGTGTTGCAGGGGGTCCAGTTCACGCCGCCCGGGTAGGGGGACTTCCAGAGGAGCTGCCAGTTGCCGGCCTTGCGCGTGAAGGCCAGCATGGACCCGTCGGCGCCGTAAGCGACGATCTCCGCGCTGCCGTCGCCGTCGAGATCGCCGGCGGCGAGCGAGGCCGAGGAGACGATCCAGTCGATGGTGCCGTCGCCGTCGAGATCGGTGCCGCCGAGGTTGGCTTCGAGGGTGCAGTTGGTGCCGCGCAGGACGCGGATCACGCCGAGGTCCTCGGTGTAGCCGTTGTTGACCGTCGCGGTGAACGTCGCGGCGATGCTGGGCGGGCCCGAGTCGGCGGGGACGTTGAAGTTGACGACGATCGGGGTGCCTTGCACGTCGACGTGGCCAGGGAAGGCGTCACCGTCCGGCGCGGCGCTGAACTCGCACTTCATCTTCGGCGAGAAGATGCCGGGCGCGATCACGTTGATGCACTGGTCGTCGTTCGACGGCATCGCGCCTTCCCAGGGCAAGCAGCCCTCGGCGGCGACGCAGTAGGTGTCGTTCGAGCAGTCGTTGTCGTTGGTACACGGGGTGAGCGGTACGCAGGTGCCGTGCGAGCAGATGTTCCCCTGCTCGCAGGGCTCGGTGCACTCCACCTGGGGCGTGTTGCCGCCACCAGGGCCGACGGGGAAGAGGCCGCCTCCTTCGCCGCCGCTCCCGTCTCCGCCCACGCCTCCGGCGCCTCCGGTGTTGGCGGGGTTCTGGCCATCGTCGCTGCCGCAGCCGCAGCCAGGCATGGTGGCCATCGAGCCCAGCGTCACCGCACCGAGCAGGATCAACCAGTGATGTCGTCGCCTACCCATCGGCGAAGCTCCTTCGAGAAGGTGAGGGGTCGAGTCGAGCGACCCGGGTCACGGGTGGGGAGAAAGGAAGCAGACACTGTGCCTCAACCGCAGGACAGGCGAAAGGGGCGGTTGCGATCGGCGCCTCTTCCCGCTGGTGGTCATTTCATGCCAGGGTGCGCGCGTGCCCTGGGTTCGTGCGCGTCTTCGTGGTCAGGTGGTTTACGCTCGTTCCGACGCCGCTGGCGCGCTGCACGCCGAGAATGGGCGGGTGGAGATCCGCTACAAGCCGAACGACGGGCGTCGTTACGAGGCGCGTCCGGACAACCTGGAAGTCGTCGCTGGGGCGCCACTCCCCGACGATACCTGCGGTCCCGCAGAGGCGGTGCGCAAGGCCGAGAAGGGGGCTGCCGCAGAGGCGGGCGGTGGGACGGCGACCGGACGCACAGGCTCCGCGCGTCGTGGCGCGAGCGGAGGCGTGTCGTCTGCGCCCATTCCGGAAGGGGCGGTCACCGCGTACGCGGACGGCGCCTGCTCGGGAAACCCCGGGCCTGCGGGCCTGGGCGTGACGATGAAGGATGGCGACCGCACCGTCGAACTGAGCGAATACCTCGGCGTGGGGACGAACAACATCGCCGAGCTGACGGCCATCCTGCGTGTTCTCCAGGAAGTGACGGACGCGGCCCGGGGGATGGTGATCTATACGGACAGCCAGTACTCCATCGGCGTGCTCCAGAAAGGCTGGAAGGCCAAGGCGAACGTGGAGCTGGTGGACGAGCTGCGGCGCACGCTGAAAACGCGGACGAACACGCAGATCCGCTATGTGCCTGGTCACTCGGGTCACGCTGGCAACGAGCGCGCCGACGAGCTGGCGCGCGAGGCGGTTCGTACCCGCAAATCACGCCGTTTCGAGCAGCCCCCTCCCGCCGCCCAGTGAGCT is part of the Chondromyces crocatus genome and encodes:
- a CDS encoding nitroreductase family protein encodes the protein MHPVARALAYHEQTKHHLRRYARSLGYLDWDTQPDPFRRYEGAPRVELPLVAARLTARYDDLYTPGAIPPASPDLDTLAALFQLALGLSAWKRSGPSRWALRCNPSSGNLHPTEGYLIAPSTPALPAGVYHYVSHDHALERRATFDDTTAHTFAALLPEGGVLIGLASIHWREAWKYGERAFRYCQHDAGHAIAAIRYAAATLGWSARVVDDLGDTRLATLLGLDRDDDATDLDPLDREHPDTLLLLAPGPIAPDAIPRFTEGIDGALSALQRATWTGRPNPLSSDHTRWEVIEEVASATARPASRMAAQQAQPSAAAQPSAAQPSPEPPLPPLLASTRASLAATLITTRRSAVSMDGKTRIAATDLYAILDRLLPRPGVAPWDAWPMPPRIHPVLFVHRVDGLAPGLYILVRSPDAHDRLRAAMHPEFAWERPAGCPEHLPFYLLADADLRDTSQIVSCHQNIAADGAFSLGMLADFGAPIRREGAWMYRRLFWEAGLLGQVLYLEAEALTPHLDRDKDPASREPSASRDPSASRDLETEPTRAWPPPTPPIRATGIGCYFDDVFHEICGLQEDTFQSLYHFTVGGPVDDLRISTLPPYAHLGTRNG
- a CDS encoding FG-GAP repeat domain-containing protein, which produces MGRRRHHWLILLGAVTLGSMATMPGCGCGSDDGQNPANTGGAGGVGGDGSGGEGGGLFPVGPGGGNTPQVECTEPCEQGNICSHGTCVPLTPCTNDNDCSNDTYCVAAEGCLPWEGAMPSNDDQCINVIAPGIFSPKMKCEFSAAPDGDAFPGHVDVQGTPIVVNFNVPADSGPPSIAATFTATVNNGYTEDLGVIRVLRGTNCTLEANLGGTDLDGDGTIDWIVSSASLAAGDLDGDGSAEIVAYGADGSMLAFTRKAGNWQLLWKSPYPGGVNWTPCNTANRRCTYGWSGPAIHDLDDDGIPEVLREGAVFSATGAFITGNPPGYLNYSQGMFPIVANLDDDPAIETTNGDFIWEWTPTGWVMESYFPGANPAVPGHVALADFGAYGGAGIPANSPEIVVVRSVSGSHTVTVYARDGVYAQPPTAVPGAGGGGPPTISDFDGDGLPEVAVAGQAYYTIYDIDCGPNPRPNGTCSAGPCDFAPGGVCPTNGYIAWSRQTQDISSNVTGSSVFDFEADGVSEVVYGDECFTRVYNGQTGDVLFSQYRSSCTWNENPIIADVDGNFRADLVVPSNKACSQGGAGVACNMLDANGVDVQFPGLRCEQSTDCVSGVCDNGLCRCTADGQCCGAMNDAACLAEGYRCAPPPAGTPGSGNTCRAAHPTGVSGIRVYSDANDKWVRSRTIWNQHAYAVTHVNEDGTIPRTSQWVQNWTVPALNNFRQNVPGNQNGTATGDATAGASISVSCGGTGATMRAPICNRGADSIGTGLSVGFYAGGTNVCATATSKALAPGECETVSCVWATAPTSQGAAVDVTVIPNDDGAYAECKPGNNEGLLRGVFCTPPQ
- a CDS encoding ribonuclease HI, yielding MVYARSDAAGALHAENGRVEIRYKPNDGRRYEARPDNLEVVAGAPLPDDTCGPAEAVRKAEKGAAAEAGGGTATGRTGSARRGASGGVSSAPIPEGAVTAYADGACSGNPGPAGLGVTMKDGDRTVELSEYLGVGTNNIAELTAILRVLQEVTDAARGMVIYTDSQYSIGVLQKGWKAKANVELVDELRRTLKTRTNTQIRYVPGHSGHAGNERADELAREAVRTRKSRRFEQPPPAAQ